In Chitinophaga oryzae, the sequence GACCAATCCTATAATGACGGCGCTGATGTTGCTGACAGTCATAAACCTCGACCGTGGCAAACCGGTGCTGGCTGCGCTGTTCACTTGCCTTTGTTTTTTTATCAAAGGATACGGCGCCATTACCGGCCTCGTGTTCCTTTTCTACGACCGGAAGCTCACCTATCTGGCGTACTGCCTGTTGTTTGGCATGATCGGTACGTTGCTGCCGCTGGTGGTAATGTCGCCGGCGGAACTATTGCGCGCATACCACGACTGGTACCAGCTGATCACCAGTCCTGTGATTTTGGAAGACGGGTCCGTGCGCGGCATGGTCCTCGCGATGCTGCATCTGCCACCACAGGCCGGCGGCGGCATCGGGAAGACCGTCACCGCATTGGCCCTGTCAGGCCTGGCTGCCGCTCTTTATTTCGCCTGGAAAAACAGGCCGCAGCAATACCACTGGATACTGGGAGGCTACCTCTTACTCTGGGTGGTGTTGTTCAATCAAAGTACCGAATCACCTACTTATATTATGGCCGTTACCGGCGCCGTAGTGGGGTTGATGATGCTGCCTGAGCGGCCGCTGTCCGTCATCCTGCTGGGATTACTGGTGATCGTCACCTCTCTCTGTCCTACAGACCTTGTACCGTCCTTTATCAACAAGATAGCAGTGAACTATCAGCTGAAAGCGCTGCCCTGTCTGCTGGTGCTGTTGTACTTCCAGTACTACCTGTGCTTCATCAGGCAGGACGACGCGCTGCAGGAGCAGCCAGCGATATAGGCGCCTATCCCCTTTTTCCGGCGCTCCTGTACTTTACTTTTTTATGTCCGGCGGAACGGTTTACTTTGTCCGGTATGAAGAAGCAGGCGTCATTATCACCATACTGGCAATGCCAGCTGGCCGGCTGGACGATCGCCGCCCTTTACTGGGAGGTGGACGCTTTTGTCCGCAGCCCTGTTTTCAGTTACAGCTTCGCCGCCCTCAATTTTGTGGCAGACATCACCGTCAACCTGCTGCTGACGCATGCCTACCGCCGGTTTGCCCTGCAGCACGGCTGGCACCTGCTACGCCCCAAAGCGCTGCTGTGGCGTATTGCACCGGCTGTTATCATACTCGCCGTTTGTTTCACGCTGGCAGTGTCGCTGCGGTTCTACTGGTGGGACCCACACCAGGGGACTTTCCTTCAATACCTGCAAATCAACAGCCGTGTGCCTTTTATGACGGGCATCCGTACCATGGCGGTATGGGTGCTGGCCTGGCATCTTTATCATTATGCACAGCAACAGCATACCGCCTCCCGTGAAAATGCACGGCTGCAGCTGCTGACGAAAGAAATACAGCTGGACAACCTTACGGCGCAACTCAATCCGCATTTCTTTTTTAATTCGCTGAACAATATCAAGTCGCTGGTACTGGAAGACCCAACGCTGGCACGCAGAGCGATAGACCTGCTTTCAGACCTGCTGCGCAACGCTTTGTATAAACGGTCCGATCAACTGGTAACATTGCAGGAGGAGCTGCAGCTGGTCAGCGACTACCTGGAACTGGAGAAACTGCGTTTTGAAGAGCGGCTGCAGGTACACATCCAGGCAGATCCTGCGTTGAGCCATATGGGTGTTCCGCCGCTCAGTTTACAAACGCTGGTGGAAAACGGCATCAAACACGGCATCGCTCACAGCGTAAACGGCGGCAGTATCGTTATTAACATCGCGCGTGAGGGCGACCGGGTGCTGCTGTCCGTACAGAACCCGGGCACATTGCAGGGAACGGCGGCAGGCGGACTGGGTATCCGGAACCTCCGGGAACGGCTGCAGCTCCAGTTCTCCGGACAGGCATCCTTTGAGATCGCCGGGCTGCCGGAAGGAAATGTACTGGCTGTCATTGCTATCCCCTTTATCCATTAAACATACAGTATGCAAAAAATACAGGTGCTGATCATAGACGATGAACGGGCCGCCCGCGAAGAGATCAGGCGGGCATTGCAGCCGTATGCCGACTACGCCGTGGCAGGAGAAGCACGCAATGTGCAGGAGGCGCTGGCATTGATACAGGAGCTGCAACCCGGACTGTTGTTCCTCGACGTGCAGATGCCAGGCGCCAGTGGGTTTGAGCTGCTGGCCGGTTTAACGGAAGTACCCGATGTAATTTTCACTACTGCTTACGATACCTATGCCGTACAGGCATTCGACAACAACGCGCTGGATTACCTGTTAAAACCTTTCCGCACGGAGCGCTTTGCACAGGCGATGGAAAAACACCGTACCAAAGTACGGGAACGGGCTGCCCTGTCCGGCAGCACCGTGCCCGATAAACAGCTGTTCATCAAAGACGGCGACCAGTGTTTTTTTCTGCGGCAAAACGATATATACCTGGTGGAATCGGTCAACAACTACGCCCGCATATTCTCTGTGAATAAACAGGCGCTGATTAAAACTTCGCTGAACCAACTGGAAGAACGCCTGGACCCGGCCGTTTTCTTCCGGGCCAACCGGTACCAGTTGGTGCATGGCCGGTATATTACCGGTATTGTGGCAATAGACAGCGACCGGCTACAGCTCACGGTCCGTGGGAATATCACCGTCATCGTTTCCAGCCGGCAGGCCGTACGTTTCAAACAATGGAATAAAATGTAATCTTTTCTCCCTTTAATATCCTGTAAGATGGTTCACATGAGACACATTCTCCTGGGGGCATTGTTATGCCTGTACGGGAACACCGCTGCACAGTCACTGCCCTTCCCACGGGAAGCTGCTGTAAATCCGGAGATACTGGCGGCCGCTATGCCGGCGCTCGCACAAAAGATTCTGCCACAGCTCAAAGCCGGCGATGACAGGTGGGGCTATCTGCAGCAGCTGCTGATGGTGCAGCTGACGGCCCGGCAATACCAGGCAGCATTGAAGACTATCAGAGAATATCGTGCCGCCTATGCGCAAAGCGATGCGGAAAAAGCCCCTGTGCGGTTCATCCAGTATGAGACTTATATTAATGCACTCAGGCGCAAACAACCGGTGGAGATAGCCTTCGGCAAAACATTTAAAGTCTCACTGGCAAGCCTGCACGCCGCCAGCCGGTACGACATCGACAACTGGTATACCGCGGATACGGCCTACCTTACTACCGATCTGCAACGGCAGCTGGCACAACTCGAAGGGCAGGACAGCATCGCGCTGCCGGAGGCGGTGCAGCTGTGCCGGCGTTATACCGCCTGGCAACTGCTCCCCCGCATCAGTAGGATGGCCGCGCCCTTGCTGCGGCAGTTCAACCGGCAACATTACCACATCCGGGACAGCCTGCTGATCCCTACCCGTGACGGCGCCAGCGTGTCGGCCATTGTGGTGCGGCCCAGGCGTCAGCAGCGACCGCTGCCCGTTATCTTTTTCTTCACCATATATACCGATGGCAGTAATCTCTGCATCGCCAAGGAAGCAGCCGACAAGGGTTACATAGGCGTAGTCGCCAATACCCGGGGAAAACGCTTCAGCCCCCAAATAACTATGCCTTACGAACATGATGGCGACGATGCCCGCGATGTGATCAACTGGATCATCCGTCAGTCGTGGTGTAATGGAAGTATCGGTATGTACGGCGGCAGCTATGTGGGCTTCACGCAATGGGCCGCTGTTAAAGACGGCGTGCCGCCGGCGCTCAAAACTATCGTACCGTCTGCTGCCGTCGTTCCCGGCTTTGATGTACCCAAAGAAAACAATGTGTTCATGAGTTTCGTGTATCCGTGGATACCCTATGTCACCAACAACAAGTTCCTGGATAACGTGACATACAATGACCGGGGCCGCTGGCGACAAATGCAGTTCAACTGGTATCGCAGCGGCGCTGCCTATGAAACGCTGGACAGCATAGACGGCACGCCTAACCCCATCTACCACCGGTGGCTGGCGCATCCGGACTACGACGCTTACTGGCAAAACATGACGACCTGCAAAGAGGACTTCGCCAGGATCAACATCCCCATCCTGAGCACTACAGGCTATTTCGACGGGGCCCAAATCGGTGCTATGTATTATTACAGGGAACACTTACGGTACCGCTCCAACGCGGAACACTACCTCGTTATCGGGCCGTACGATCATCTTGGGTGCCAGCATGTGCCGCTTCCTTACGTCAACGGTTATACGATTGATAGTGTCGCGCGTATCAGTATCCATCAGCTGATCTACCAGTGGTTTGATCATATCCTGAAAGGGGCGCCTAAACCGGCCCTGCTGAAAGACCGCGTCAACTACCAGGTGATGGGCACCAACCAATGGAGGCATGTGCCATCCCTCCGGCAGATGAATAACGATACGCTGAAGCTCTACCTGTCGCCACAGCGGCTGGTACGCCAACCGGCGGCTGATACGGTTTTCATGCCGCAACAGGTTGATTTGTCAGACAGGAACGGCAGTTTCACCGGCAACTATATCCATTCTCCGCTGTCCGGCAGCAGCATCAATACTGCCAACGGGCTGGTATTCGTCAGTGATCCGCTGCCAGCCTCCATGGCTGTCAACGGCTCGTTCCTGGGCAGGCTGCAGGTCATCCCCAATAAAAAAGATGTGGACATTGGCATTAACCTGTATGAACAAACGCCGGACGGACAATATTTCCAGCTCTCGTATTTTATCGGGCGGGCCAGTTACGCCGCCAGCCTGGAAAAACGGCAGCTGCTCACACCCGGCAGCGTCAATACTATTTCGTTTAGCAATACCCGTATGATCAGTAAACAACTTGCCAAAGGCAGCCGGCTGGTGGTGGTGATCAACGTCAACCAGAATCCGTTTGAAGAAATCAATTACGGTACCGGCAAAAAAGTAAGTGAGGAAACGATGGCCGATGCGGGCGGGCCGGTACAGCTGCAGTGGAGAACTGACAGCTATATAGAAATAGGCACCCATCCATGACACCCTCCAGCTTGATAAGAATCGTCAAAGTGTATTGACAAACACTTTGATATAATAAAAATAAAATATATTTTCGCTTCCGGACAGTAACAGACCCGTGTTTGTATACCATGAAATACCCTTAAACCACATCACACATATTACCTATGAAAAAACAGTTACTCGCACTGGCGGGCATGGCCCTGTTGTTTGTCTCCTGCTCCAAAAAAGATGGACCATCACCGCCACCACAACCGGAAGCAAGTCCGTTTGCCGGCCTGCTGAAAGGCATGTACAACGTTTCAGACACCAGCCGTTATGAATACAATGACGATAAAACAGTGTCCAAAGTACGTAACAGCTGGAAAGACGGCGCTGACGCAGGCGGGAGCATTGTCACCATGAAATACGCCAACGGTAAAATCTCAGAAATGTGGGAAAGCACCTACGACAAAACCGGCGTGTTTGGTCCTAACCGGCTCATCACTGCATTTACCTATGCGGATAAGAACATCCTGAAAATATGGATGTGGGAAAATGCCAACAACGAGCTCACCGACTCGATCCGTTACAATGCAGGCGGTAAAATGGAAAAAATATTCCGCATTGCCCGTATTAATGCGTTGCCGGTCATTATTAACACAGACTCCCTGGTATGGACAGGTAATAATATCACCAAACTAATCCGCGAAAGTACCAGCGCGTACGGCGGAGAGGGATTTACAGATATGTTTGTCCATGATGATAAACGCAATGTATACCTGGATGTTCAACCTGCTATGCTGGACGGCAGTTATGCAACAGAACCGTTTAATGCCAACAATATTGTAAAAGTCACCAGGACAAAGGGTAATAAAAGCATCACCAACAACATCCAGTACAAGTACAACGATAAAAACAAAGTGATCGAAAGAATTTCTGCCTATAACTTCGATGAAGGCCCCGGTATTGAGACCACTGTTTTTGAATATTATCAATAATCAACCCGACTGAAAATTTTCTATCACACATAAACAACCTATGAAGAAACAATTACTCGCGCTGGCAGGCGTAGCGCTGCTGTTTGTCGCCTGCTCCAAAAACGATGACAACAACCCGCAACCGGAGCCCAATCCGTCCAATGGCTCATTCAGCGGCCTGCTGAAAGGTATGTACACCGTAACGGACACCACCCGCATTGAATACAACAGCGACAAAACCGTGTCCAAATTTACTTCCGGCTGGATCGACGGAACAGATGTAGGCGGTAGTATTTCTACGATCAAATATGAGAATGGCCGCGCTGTAGAAATCTGGGAAAGCTCCTACAGTGAATCAAAAGTATGGGGCCCCAACGAGCTGACAACGCAATTCCTGTATGTAGGCGATAAGCTCCAGAAAGTGATCGAGCCGGGGAAAGCAGACAATTATCTCTACTACGACTCCGCCCGTTACAATGCCAGCGGTAAAATCGAAAAAATCTTCCGTTTCGGTGGCATGAAACCCAACATTTATATAAACAGCACAGACTCCCTGGTATGGACCGGCAACAACATCACCAAGACTGTGCATGAAGGTTTCAGCATGATAGATGGTGTGGTGAAGCCCGCCTACGCGTACACAGACACCTATACATTTGATGATAAACCAAGCTGGCAGGCGCCGCTGGGAGTAGCTGCCATGAACTACAGTTTTGATACGGAAAGCCTTAACGCCAACAACATCCTGACACATACCAGGTCTCAGAAAGATATGGCTGACCGTACCAATAAATATGAATACGAATACAATGATAAAAACAAGGTGATCAAAAGAACCGCTACCTACACGTTCGACCAGCGTGCCGGCACCGTGGTCGCTGTTTTTGAATACTACAAATAATTGTTATTTATATAAACAATGAAGAAGCCGCAGCGTTGCGGCTTCTTCATTGTTGTCTTATCAGGCGATACTCCTGATTACTTTTGCGGGATTGCCTGCCACCAGTGAATTTTCGGGCACATCTTTTGTCACCACCGCTCCCGCGGCAACAACTGAACCGCTGCCGATGGTCACGCCGGGGCAGATGATGGCGCCGCCGCCGATCCAGCAATCGTCCCCGATCACCACCGGCTTTCCATATTCTTCACTGCGGCGGTGTACTTTATCCAGCGGATGCGTGGCCGTATATATTTGTGCCGCAGGCCCTACCATCACATTGTTGCCGATCTTCACCGGGCAAACATCCAGCACTACGCAGTTGACATTAAAGTAGACCTGGTTGCCGCAAATGATATTATAACCATAATCGCAATGAAACGGCGGTTCTATGTACAAACGCCCTGCTGTATGCGGTATCAGTTCCCGCAGCACCTCGCGGGCGCTGTCTGTGACCAGGTATTCCGTTACGTTCAACCGGTGCAGCAGCTTTTTAGCCCTTGTTCTTTCGGCCTGCAGCTGTGGGTCTGAGGCGTCATACAGTTCGCCTGCGATCATTTTTTCTCTTTCACTTTTCATATGATTTCCGTTGTTATGTTGAAAATAGGCATTTTTCAACGGTTCACGAGAAAGTGTACAATACGGCAGGCGCTGCCGGGCGTGGTAGTGATTTTCAGTGTATGGGTGCCCGTAGCCAGTTCATCGCCCAGCACCAGGTACCACGGCAAATAAAGGCTGCGGCTCCATTGGGTACGGGTGTCTATCTGCTGCTCCGCTTTTCCATCGATGCTGTACCGGAGCACGCCTGCGTCGGGGCCGGAGAGCAGCGCCACGCCTATGGTACGGCCCGTAAAGGGCAGCTCCATGGAGGCTTCAGTCGTACCGGACACCAGCATGGGCACATTCACAAAACCCGGCCTTGTATGCACGTTATCAGACGGCTTCCAGGATTCATCCACCGCAAAACCCTGCAGCCGGTTCGCCGTATGTACGTCCACGTAGTGCCCCGCGGCGTAGTTGAACGGGTCCGTTGCCGGCGGTAGAGTAGCGGCGAGCGCCTTCCGGGGCGCCGGTTTTTTAAACGCACTGTCCAGCAGCTGACGGATCGTATTAAAGTAGACTTCCTGCCCAAACGGCGACGGATGCAGGTCTTTAAAATCTTCTTTCCAGGTGAACTCCCCCGCATCGATACGGGCTGTCACTTCCCGGGCCAGGTTGATGAAAGGCAGGTGGTAACGCTGCGCCAGTTCCTCATGCAGCGCTACTTCCGCCGGTACTTTCCCCGCGCGGTAGTCTGCCATTTTATCTTCGTCCACAAAGGCCATCAGCACAATGTTCATATGCGGATTCGTCGCCAGCGCGTGCCGGATAATACCTTCCAGCGCCCTGCGCTGCACCGCAGCCGGCGTGCCGTTGACTTTATCGTTGACCGCCGCTTCCACAAAAAGCAGGTCCACCGGGCCTTTGTCCAGCACATCCTGCTGCAGGCGGAAAGCATGCGGCAGACTGCCCAGCGACGGCATGCCCGCATTGAGCAGCGTAAAAGCCGTAGCCGGGTAGGTGCGGGTAAGATAATCGCCCACCTTGCCACGCCAACCTTCCATATTGGTGATAGAACCGCCCAGGAAGGCCACCGTGGCTTTCTTACGGGCACTGATATGGTACCACGCGTTATCCAGGGTACCATAGCGGGCAATAAAAGTTTCGCTTTCCAGCTGTGCCCATGCAGGCACCATGGCCAGTAACAACAACAATACCGGGAGTAGTTTTTTCATAACGGAACATTCTATCAGCAAGATAACCGGCTGCACGAAAATATTCCTGCTGAATTTTCACCGGGGCTGATTGAATTTTCATCCGTCCGGCCATCCATGGCTACCTTGTGTTGACGCCTTCCGTTAAGTTTCTTTTCCGGAGGTCTCCAGGCGCCGCAAGAATATGGCTTTAACCCCGGGAATTTGATTATTAATCTGATTTAGCTATCTTAAAGCTGCCATCAGCGATGATGTAATTTCATGGACCTAATATGAATAACCTGCCTGACGATGCTGCTATGATGACGAGCCTGTGCCAGGGCGACAGAGCGTCTTTTGTGCTGCTCTATGAGCAGCATGCCGGCGAGTTATACCGTTATATCTATCTTTTTATCCGGTCCAGGGAAGACGCGGAGGATATCCTTCAGAATGTGTTTACCCGTATCTGGATGAAGCGGGAAACACTGGGGGAAGTCCGTTCCATGCGCAGCTTCCTGTTCCGCGTAACCCGTAATCAGGTGCTCAATTATTTCCGGAGCGCAAAGGTGAAGCTACGGGTACAGAAAATGATGGCGGAGGAAGACGCTCCTGAGAATGCGGATGCCGGCGAACTGCTGCAATACAAACAATATTATGAGCTGGCCAAAGACGCCATTAACAAGCTGCCCAGGCGCCGGCAGGAAGTATTCCGCCTGAGCCACGAAAACGGCCTGAATACCCACGAGATCGCCGACCAGC encodes:
- a CDS encoding glycosyltransferase family 87 protein; the protein is MTKHNTPTPVISLTAANRRPLWYQRPVTVTVLYFIGTLVLFIQSLATRKYNNFIIFRSSWDHMLHHMPLYQLYPDTYFDYFLYHPTFPVLFAPLALLPVRTGLFVWLMGSAGLFLYALRQLPVAAHKRYIISWLLILELLNAIQSSQTNPIMTALMLLTVINLDRGKPVLAALFTCLCFFIKGYGAITGLVFLFYDRKLTYLAYCLLFGMIGTLLPLVVMSPAELLRAYHDWYQLITSPVILEDGSVRGMVLAMLHLPPQAGGGIGKTVTALALSGLAAALYFAWKNRPQQYHWILGGYLLLWVVLFNQSTESPTYIMAVTGAVVGLMMLPERPLSVILLGLLVIVTSLCPTDLVPSFINKIAVNYQLKALPCLLVLLYFQYYLCFIRQDDALQEQPAI
- a CDS encoding sensor histidine kinase, with product MKKQASLSPYWQCQLAGWTIAALYWEVDAFVRSPVFSYSFAALNFVADITVNLLLTHAYRRFALQHGWHLLRPKALLWRIAPAVIILAVCFTLAVSLRFYWWDPHQGTFLQYLQINSRVPFMTGIRTMAVWVLAWHLYHYAQQQHTASRENARLQLLTKEIQLDNLTAQLNPHFFFNSLNNIKSLVLEDPTLARRAIDLLSDLLRNALYKRSDQLVTLQEELQLVSDYLELEKLRFEERLQVHIQADPALSHMGVPPLSLQTLVENGIKHGIAHSVNGGSIVINIAREGDRVLLSVQNPGTLQGTAAGGLGIRNLRERLQLQFSGQASFEIAGLPEGNVLAVIAIPFIH
- a CDS encoding LytR/AlgR family response regulator transcription factor → MQKIQVLIIDDERAAREEIRRALQPYADYAVAGEARNVQEALALIQELQPGLLFLDVQMPGASGFELLAGLTEVPDVIFTTAYDTYAVQAFDNNALDYLLKPFRTERFAQAMEKHRTKVRERAALSGSTVPDKQLFIKDGDQCFFLRQNDIYLVESVNNYARIFSVNKQALIKTSLNQLEERLDPAVFFRANRYQLVHGRYITGIVAIDSDRLQLTVRGNITVIVSSRQAVRFKQWNKM
- a CDS encoding CocE/NonD family hydrolase, which produces MRHILLGALLCLYGNTAAQSLPFPREAAVNPEILAAAMPALAQKILPQLKAGDDRWGYLQQLLMVQLTARQYQAALKTIREYRAAYAQSDAEKAPVRFIQYETYINALRRKQPVEIAFGKTFKVSLASLHAASRYDIDNWYTADTAYLTTDLQRQLAQLEGQDSIALPEAVQLCRRYTAWQLLPRISRMAAPLLRQFNRQHYHIRDSLLIPTRDGASVSAIVVRPRRQQRPLPVIFFFTIYTDGSNLCIAKEAADKGYIGVVANTRGKRFSPQITMPYEHDGDDARDVINWIIRQSWCNGSIGMYGGSYVGFTQWAAVKDGVPPALKTIVPSAAVVPGFDVPKENNVFMSFVYPWIPYVTNNKFLDNVTYNDRGRWRQMQFNWYRSGAAYETLDSIDGTPNPIYHRWLAHPDYDAYWQNMTTCKEDFARINIPILSTTGYFDGAQIGAMYYYREHLRYRSNAEHYLVIGPYDHLGCQHVPLPYVNGYTIDSVARISIHQLIYQWFDHILKGAPKPALLKDRVNYQVMGTNQWRHVPSLRQMNNDTLKLYLSPQRLVRQPAADTVFMPQQVDLSDRNGSFTGNYIHSPLSGSSINTANGLVFVSDPLPASMAVNGSFLGRLQVIPNKKDVDIGINLYEQTPDGQYFQLSYFIGRASYAASLEKRQLLTPGSVNTISFSNTRMISKQLAKGSRLVVVINVNQNPFEEINYGTGKKVSEETMADAGGPVQLQWRTDSYIEIGTHP
- a CDS encoding sugar O-acetyltransferase — translated: MKSEREKMIAGELYDASDPQLQAERTRAKKLLHRLNVTEYLVTDSAREVLRELIPHTAGRLYIEPPFHCDYGYNIICGNQVYFNVNCVVLDVCPVKIGNNVMVGPAAQIYTATHPLDKVHRRSEEYGKPVVIGDDCWIGGGAIICPGVTIGSGSVVAAGAVVTKDVPENSLVAGNPAKVIRSIA
- a CDS encoding SGNH/GDSL hydrolase family protein; translation: MKKLLPVLLLLLAMVPAWAQLESETFIARYGTLDNAWYHISARKKATVAFLGGSITNMEGWRGKVGDYLTRTYPATAFTLLNAGMPSLGSLPHAFRLQQDVLDKGPVDLLFVEAAVNDKVNGTPAAVQRRALEGIIRHALATNPHMNIVLMAFVDEDKMADYRAGKVPAEVALHEELAQRYHLPFINLAREVTARIDAGEFTWKEDFKDLHPSPFGQEVYFNTIRQLLDSAFKKPAPRKALAATLPPATDPFNYAAGHYVDVHTANRLQGFAVDESWKPSDNVHTRPGFVNVPMLVSGTTEASMELPFTGRTIGVALLSGPDAGVLRYSIDGKAEQQIDTRTQWSRSLYLPWYLVLGDELATGTHTLKITTTPGSACRIVHFLVNR
- a CDS encoding RNA polymerase sigma factor, yielding MNNLPDDAAMMTSLCQGDRASFVLLYEQHAGELYRYIYLFIRSREDAEDILQNVFTRIWMKRETLGEVRSMRSFLFRVTRNQVLNYFRSAKVKLRVQKMMAEEDAPENADAGELLQYKQYYELAKDAINKLPRRRQEVFRLSHENGLNTHEIADQLHISSSAVKQHLYAASCFIRDYLQKHGDITASLLLFLTLFENRT